The following proteins are encoded in a genomic region of Nicotiana sylvestris chromosome 4, ASM39365v2, whole genome shotgun sequence:
- the LOC104239723 gene encoding protein-S-isoprenylcysteine O-methyltransferase B-like isoform X2: MSFFKDILIGSEAHFVVLIVQSSSIFSEFFGYTACRQLSQMFISIIFFHVSEYILALAIHGKSNVTLKSLLISKHYLLAMICSLIEYLIELYFFPGLKEYWWISNFGLALVVLGEIIRKLAIVTAGVAFTHLIKVYHEEKHQLVTHGIYRYVRHPGYNGFFIWSIGTQIMLCNPISTIAFAVVVWKFFSGRIPYEEFFLKQFFGSDYEDYMRKVPSGIPFVR; encoded by the exons ATGTCATTCTTTAAGGATATTCTCATTGGTTCTGAAGCTCATTTTGTGGTGCTAATTGTACAGAGCTCATCAATATTTTCAG AATTTTTTGGATATACAGCATGCAGACAATTATCGCAAATGTTCATTTCAATAATATTCTTCCATGTTTCCGAGTACATTCTGGCGCTTGCCATTCATGGGAAGTCAAACGTAACTCTTAAGTCGCTTTTGATAAGCAAACATTATCTACTGGCAATGATTTGCTCCTTGATAGAGTACCTTATTGAACTCTATTTCTTTCCTGGCTTAAAGGAATATTGGTGGATAAGTAATTTTGGCCTTGCATTGGTTGTTCTTGGAGAAATCATAAGGAAGCTGGCAATTGTGACTGCAGGCGTAGCCTTCACTCATCTAATAAAGGTTTATCACGAAGAAAAACATCAGTTGGTTACACATGGGATCTATAGATATGTCCGGCACCCTGGTTATAATGGTTTCTTCATCTGGTCTATCGGTACTCAAATAATGCTTTGTAATCCAATATCAACCATTGCGTTTGCAGTTGTTGTGTGGAAATTCTTCTCGGGGAGGATACCTTATGAGGAGTTTTTCCTAAAGCAGTTTTTTGGTTCTGACTATGAGGATTATATGAGAAAAGTTCCTTCTGGTATTCCATTTGTGAGGTGA
- the LOC104239723 gene encoding protein-S-isoprenylcysteine O-methyltransferase B-like isoform X1 — protein sequence MCLFVNGAHINLQEMSFFKDILIGSEAHFVVLIVQSSSIFSEFFGYTACRQLSQMFISIIFFHVSEYILALAIHGKSNVTLKSLLISKHYLLAMICSLIEYLIELYFFPGLKEYWWISNFGLALVVLGEIIRKLAIVTAGVAFTHLIKVYHEEKHQLVTHGIYRYVRHPGYNGFFIWSIGTQIMLCNPISTIAFAVVVWKFFSGRIPYEEFFLKQFFGSDYEDYMRKVPSGIPFVR from the exons ATGTGTTTGTTCGTTAATGGTGCCCACATAAATTTGCAGGAAATGTCATTCTTTAAGGATATTCTCATTGGTTCTGAAGCTCATTTTGTGGTGCTAATTGTACAGAGCTCATCAATATTTTCAG AATTTTTTGGATATACAGCATGCAGACAATTATCGCAAATGTTCATTTCAATAATATTCTTCCATGTTTCCGAGTACATTCTGGCGCTTGCCATTCATGGGAAGTCAAACGTAACTCTTAAGTCGCTTTTGATAAGCAAACATTATCTACTGGCAATGATTTGCTCCTTGATAGAGTACCTTATTGAACTCTATTTCTTTCCTGGCTTAAAGGAATATTGGTGGATAAGTAATTTTGGCCTTGCATTGGTTGTTCTTGGAGAAATCATAAGGAAGCTGGCAATTGTGACTGCAGGCGTAGCCTTCACTCATCTAATAAAGGTTTATCACGAAGAAAAACATCAGTTGGTTACACATGGGATCTATAGATATGTCCGGCACCCTGGTTATAATGGTTTCTTCATCTGGTCTATCGGTACTCAAATAATGCTTTGTAATCCAATATCAACCATTGCGTTTGCAGTTGTTGTGTGGAAATTCTTCTCGGGGAGGATACCTTATGAGGAGTTTTTCCTAAAGCAGTTTTTTGGTTCTGACTATGAGGATTATATGAGAAAAGTTCCTTCTGGTATTCCATTTGTGAGGTGA
- the LOC104239723 gene encoding protein-S-isoprenylcysteine O-methyltransferase B-like isoform X3 — protein sequence MAEFFGYTACRQLSQMFISIIFFHVSEYILALAIHGKSNVTLKSLLISKHYLLAMICSLIEYLIELYFFPGLKEYWWISNFGLALVVLGEIIRKLAIVTAGVAFTHLIKVYHEEKHQLVTHGIYRYVRHPGYNGFFIWSIGTQIMLCNPISTIAFAVVVWKFFSGRIPYEEFFLKQFFGSDYEDYMRKVPSGIPFVR from the coding sequence ATGGCAGAATTTTTTGGATATACAGCATGCAGACAATTATCGCAAATGTTCATTTCAATAATATTCTTCCATGTTTCCGAGTACATTCTGGCGCTTGCCATTCATGGGAAGTCAAACGTAACTCTTAAGTCGCTTTTGATAAGCAAACATTATCTACTGGCAATGATTTGCTCCTTGATAGAGTACCTTATTGAACTCTATTTCTTTCCTGGCTTAAAGGAATATTGGTGGATAAGTAATTTTGGCCTTGCATTGGTTGTTCTTGGAGAAATCATAAGGAAGCTGGCAATTGTGACTGCAGGCGTAGCCTTCACTCATCTAATAAAGGTTTATCACGAAGAAAAACATCAGTTGGTTACACATGGGATCTATAGATATGTCCGGCACCCTGGTTATAATGGTTTCTTCATCTGGTCTATCGGTACTCAAATAATGCTTTGTAATCCAATATCAACCATTGCGTTTGCAGTTGTTGTGTGGAAATTCTTCTCGGGGAGGATACCTTATGAGGAGTTTTTCCTAAAGCAGTTTTTTGGTTCTGACTATGAGGATTATATGAGAAAAGTTCCTTCTGGTATTCCATTTGTGAGGTGA